GGCGTACCGGGGGAGTTGGGGGCGATCACCGTGCTGCTGGTGAGGGAGTTCCTCGCGTTCGCGGGCGGGGGCGTGCCGCACTCCTGTCCCGCCTGGGGAGCCCACAGCGTCCCTCCCTGCAGGCCGGGCCGCGCCCAGGCGATCACGACGGTGACCTGACGCAGGGGGTAGACACCGTTGGTCGGGGTGCCTGCGCCCGTCACGTATATCCACCTGGTCAGGGTGGAGGGGCCGCGCTGGATGCCGGTCTGGCAGTGCGGCGTGAAGGGGTGGCCGCTGACGCTCGCGGCGTACTGCAGGGGCTGCGCGTTGTAGAAGCGGGCGCCGCCGCTCGTCGTGATGGCGGGG
The Actinomycetota bacterium DNA segment above includes these coding regions:
- a CDS encoding prepilin-type N-terminal cleavage/methylation domain-containing protein — encoded protein: MHTRKREDGFTMVETMVAIAIFGVVGIAMAGLMSSGMKGLLHSRQRTVSVADANEVLETARALSFSNVGLDPSDPTLATDPAITTSGGARFYNAQPLQYAASVSGHPFTPHCQTGIQRGPSTLTRWIYVTGAGTPTNGVYPLRQVTVVIAWARPGLQGGTLWAPQAGQECGTPPPANARNSLTSSTVIAPNSPGTP